TAGGCCTCTGCCAGGCGGCCCGCCACCAGGCCGACGACGCCTGACTTGAAATTCTTCTCAGCCACCATGTAAAGATAAGCGTCCGAATCCCTGGCCTCGATCTGCTCTTGAGCCTCTTTCAGAGCCGCCGCGGTTAAATCCTGGCGCTGCCGGTTGAGTCCGTCCAGTTGCAGTGCCAGTTCCGTTGCCCTGAGCACGTCGTCTGTGCTGAGCAACTCATAGCTAAGCATAGCGCTATCGATCCTGCCAGCCGCATTCAGACGGGGTCCTATCACGTAGCCGATCGTGCCGGAGGTGACCTGGCCGGGCGCGATGCCGGCCAACGACATGATCGCCTGCAGGCCTGGCCGGGGCGCTTGATTGATGCGTTCCAGGCCACGACGAACCAGCCAACGATTTTCGTCGAGCAAGGGCGCCAGATCGGCTACCGTGCCAATAGCCACCAGATCCAGCAGGTCCCCCTCGTCCAATGTCACCGTCAGGTCATCCCGAATCGGAACCTGGTGGTGGGAGCGCAGCAGCGCCTGGGCAAGCCTGAAAGCAATGCCAACGCCGGCCAGCCCCTTGAACTCGTAGCGGCAGACAGGTTGCTTCGGATCAAGGGCAGCCAGAGCGGGTGGCAACGCTGGACCCACCGAGTGATGATCGGTGATGATCACATCCATGCCCAGGCTGTTGGCGTAGGCGACTTCGTCTACCGCCCGGATACCGCAGTCAACCGTGATGAGAAGATCGCATCCTTCGCCGGCCAGTTGGGTCAGGGTGTCCTTGTTAAGCCCGTATCCCTCGTCCACCCGATGGGGAATGTAGGGTTCTACCCTGGCTCCCAGCGCGTTGAGCGTTTGCACCATCAGAGCGGTAGCCGTGACGCCATCGGCGTCGAAGTCGCCATAGATAACGCAACGTTCGCCGCGGCGAATGGCGTCGCGTATGCGCGTCACAGCTTGGCT
Above is a window of Chloroflexota bacterium DNA encoding:
- the recJ gene encoding single-stranded-DNA-specific exonuclease RecJ yields the protein MKLQEKQWNLPDPVPEEVLARLPHVPPLILQLLVNRGITDSDRVDAFLDGEARAENPFQMAGMSQAVTRIRDAIRRGERCVIYGDFDADGVTATALMVQTLNALGARVEPYIPHRVDEGYGLNKDTLTQLAGEGCDLLITVDCGIRAVDEVAYANSLGMDVIITDHHSVGPALPPALAALDPKQPVCRYEFKGLAGVGIAFRLAQALLRSHHQVPIRDDLTVTLDEGDLLDLVAIGTVADLAPLLDENRWLVRRGLERINQAPRPGLQAIMSLAGIAPGQVTSGTIGYVIGPRLNAAGRIDSAMLSYELLSTDDVLRATELALQLDGLNRQRQDLTAAALKEAQEQIEARDSDAYLYMVAEKNFKSGVVGLVAGRLAEAYYRPALVLELGDECSRGSARSIPEFNITKALDRCAEAGLLVRHGGHAAAAGFTVENCNLDAFRAMLQDIAAEELADRDLKPSLVIDKEVLLGDLDWATWGLLQQLEPTGILNPQPLLLSRGLQVRGARQVGSEGAHLKLSVSDPEAGPRSQKIWDAIAFRQGHWFGHLKSRVDLVYSLDENIWNNQRRLQLVVHDLRPDS